The following are from one region of the Buteo buteo unplaced genomic scaffold, bButBut1.hap1.1 HAP1_SCAFFOLD_58, whole genome shotgun sequence genome:
- the LOC142027806 gene encoding T-cell activation Rho GTPase-activating protein-like, whose translation MGLPWPFAHRRTLAAAQAPGQVGSGCSRALFGQPLAALCGEDGSLPRPIQEMLAVLHKEGPSTEGIFRRAAGRTEFRELREALDHGADVDLGSQPALLLAVILKDFLRSIPAKLLVTDLYEDWMAAMQKSGKEEKVEELKAVAKKLPGANLVLLKRLLALLQHIGHNASSSRMTASNLAICLGPNLLSPPNEDVLPLEAMLAVTEKVNVLVAFLIENCGDIFVEEMAGRSCPSAGESAAPMDRATDLHLEEQSGPAGRADKDHQAEALLHTPPASLLDVLKEAGGDAVVESETSERPFLNRTFVSLLIPEDFMTTAGLDLDTTESAVKELEVGDEAGPRELS comes from the exons atggggctgccctggccctttgctcatcgGAGGACCctggccgctgcccaggcgccagggcaggtgggctccggctgcagcagggcgctctttggccagcccctggcagccctctgcggggaggacggctccctgccccggcccatccag gagatgctggctgtcctgcacaagGAAGGACCGTCGACAGAAGGGATATTCCGAAGAGCTGCCGGCAGGACAGAGTTTCGTgagctgcgggaggccctggaccACGGTGCGGATgtcgacctgggcagccagcctgcgctgctgctggccgtcatcttgaag gacttcctccgaagcatccccgccaagctcctcgtgacagacctctacgaggactggatggcagcgatgcagaagagcggcaaggaggagaaggttgaagagctgaaagc ggtggccaagaagttgcctggagccaatCTCGTCCTCCTCAAGcggctgctggccctcctccagcacatcggccacaacgcctccagcagcagaatgaccgccagcaacctggccatctgccttgggccaaatcTGCTGAGCCCACCTAACGAGGACGTGCTCCCCCTCgaggccatgctggcggtgactgagaag gtgaacgtgctggTGGCGTTTCTCATTGAAAACTGCGGTGACATCTttgtggaggagatggctggccgctcctgtccatcagccgGGGAGTCGGCAGCCCCCATGgacagagccacag acctgcatttggaagagcaaagtggccctgcaggcagagcagacaaggaccaccaggcagaagccttGCTGCACACACCACCCGCTTCTCTGCTGGATGTCCTCAAAGAAGCTGGGGGAGACGCGGTGGTGGAGTCCGAAACGTCAGAG CGTCCCTTCCTGAATCGTACTTTTGTGTCCCTGCTGATTCCTGAAGACTTCATGACCACAGC CGGTCTGGATCTCGACACCACTGAAAGTGCTGTCAAGGAGTTAGAGGTAGGAGATGAAGCAGGTCCACGGGAGCTTAGCTGA